A single genomic interval of Gemmatimonadota bacterium harbors:
- a CDS encoding proline--tRNA ligase encodes MRYSQLLTQTLREVPADAEAISHQLALRAGLIRPLASGIFSFLPLGLRVKRNIEQILREEMERADCFEISMPVVQPAEIWHESGRWNDVGQEMMRMKDRADRDMCLAMTHEEAVTDLARHMVQSYRQLPLSAFQLQTKFRDEPRSRGGLIRVREFTMKDGYSFHIDQASLDAYYPRMYEAYQRIFERAGLGDHVISVESDPGMMGGTEAHEFMYLNPGGEDTLLLCDTCGYQANRQVATYKRETIEAESEKPLQKVATPNCKTIEEVASFLNVPQSETAKAVFLIGTISGEEKFIFAVLRGDRELNETKLANVVKAQALRPATDEEITAVGAVPGYASPMAVKNAIVVVDEAIAKGTNFVSGANEEGYHYLNVNVGRDFDPDIVTDLIAVEKGMPCPECETPLDSTRGIEVGNIFKLGTKYSDSMGAKVLDENGKMQPLFMGCYGIGVGRLLACIIEAHHDDHGIIWPISVAPFEVQIVVLTGRKPAGELEAAEKLYEQLKAAGLDVLLDDRDERAGVKFNDADLIGIPIRLTVGSRGLANGQIEMKLRHENDRTDVPLDQVVEQVKRCITGRRSDQFTVK; translated from the coding sequence ATGCGTTACTCTCAATTATTGACACAAACCCTGCGCGAGGTGCCTGCAGATGCAGAAGCCATCAGTCACCAGTTGGCTTTGCGCGCGGGGCTAATTCGTCCTCTGGCATCGGGAATTTTTAGCTTCTTACCGCTGGGACTGCGCGTGAAGCGGAACATCGAACAGATTTTGCGCGAAGAAATGGAACGCGCAGATTGCTTTGAAATTTCGATGCCCGTAGTACAACCTGCGGAAATCTGGCACGAGAGTGGTCGATGGAACGATGTGGGCCAGGAAATGATGCGCATGAAAGACCGCGCAGACCGCGACATGTGTCTGGCAATGACACACGAAGAAGCCGTAACCGACCTGGCGCGTCACATGGTACAGAGCTACCGACAATTGCCCTTGAGCGCGTTTCAGCTTCAGACCAAATTCCGCGACGAGCCGCGCAGCCGCGGCGGATTGATTCGCGTACGCGAATTTACGATGAAAGACGGGTACAGCTTTCACATCGACCAGGCGAGTTTAGATGCGTATTACCCGCGCATGTACGAGGCATATCAGCGGATATTTGAGCGCGCGGGATTGGGTGACCACGTCATCTCAGTAGAAAGCGACCCGGGAATGATGGGCGGAACAGAAGCGCATGAATTTATGTACTTAAACCCGGGCGGCGAAGACACCCTGCTCTTATGCGATACATGCGGTTATCAGGCCAATCGACAGGTAGCGACATATAAGCGAGAAACCATTGAAGCGGAAAGCGAAAAACCCCTGCAAAAAGTGGCGACCCCCAATTGCAAAACCATCGAAGAAGTCGCGTCGTTTTTGAACGTACCGCAGAGCGAGACAGCCAAAGCCGTATTTTTAATCGGCACAATAAGCGGCGAAGAAAAATTTATCTTTGCAGTACTGCGCGGCGATCGCGAATTAAATGAAACCAAACTCGCCAACGTAGTAAAGGCGCAGGCATTGCGCCCAGCAACAGACGAGGAAATCACCGCAGTCGGCGCAGTCCCCGGATATGCGTCGCCAATGGCTGTGAAAAATGCAATCGTAGTCGTAGATGAAGCCATCGCAAAAGGAACAAATTTTGTATCGGGAGCAAATGAGGAAGGGTATCACTACTTAAATGTCAATGTGGGACGCGATTTTGATCCCGACATCGTCACAGACCTCATCGCCGTAGAAAAAGGCATGCCCTGTCCAGAATGCGAAACCCCGCTCGACAGCACGCGCGGCATTGAAGTGGGCAATATCTTCAAGCTCGGCACCAAGTACAGCGACAGCATGGGCGCGAAGGTCCTGGATGAAAACGGCAAAATGCAGCCCCTCTTCATGGGGTGTTACGGCATTGGCGTGGGCCGATTATTGGCGTGTATTATCGAAGCCCATCACGATGACCACGGCATTATCTGGCCGATATCGGTCGCGCCCTTTGAGGTGCAAATCGTCGTCCTGACGGGCAGAAAACCCGCAGGAGAACTGGAAGCCGCCGAAAAATTGTATGAACAACTAAAGGCCGCGGGACTGGATGTCTTGCTCGACGACCGCGATGAACGCGCAGGCGTAAAATTCAACGATGCGGATTTAATCGGCATTCCAATACGCTTGACCGTGGGATCGCGCGGCCTGGCAAATGGACAGATAGAGATGAAATTGCGACATGAAAATGACCGCACAGATGTGCCTCTAGATCAGGTAGTAGAACAGGTGAAACGGTGTATAACTGGTCGCCGTTCAGACCAGTTCACTGTGAAGTAA
- a CDS encoding glycerophosphodiester phosphodiesterase family protein, producing MILTGHRGAAALEPENTLLSMQKAIDLGVDQIELDVHLTRDQHLVVIHDTTVDRTTDGQGAVADFTLEEIKRLDAGKGERIPTLQEVIDLVREKVVLQIELKGPDTAEPVVRTVERNNIESEVLLTSFVHERLREARQLNPSLALGALWSNPPSDACEQAIDMGAVGIHILHPNIDAQLVQKAHAHGLLIRAWNPDTVEEIQRVIDLGVDAIGSNRPDLLIALGRPS from the coding sequence ATGATTCTTACAGGACACCGGGGAGCAGCAGCACTCGAACCTGAAAATACGCTGCTATCCATGCAAAAAGCGATAGATCTCGGCGTCGATCAGATCGAGCTTGACGTACACCTCACACGCGATCAGCACCTCGTCGTCATTCACGATACCACCGTAGATCGAACGACCGATGGACAGGGTGCGGTCGCCGACTTTACGTTAGAGGAAATCAAGCGGTTGGACGCCGGTAAAGGAGAGCGCATTCCGACACTACAGGAAGTCATAGACCTGGTGCGCGAGAAAGTGGTCCTTCAGATTGAACTGAAAGGACCCGACACCGCCGAGCCAGTCGTCCGGACGGTTGAGCGAAATAATATAGAAAGCGAGGTACTTCTGACCTCATTTGTCCATGAGCGGCTACGCGAAGCGCGCCAGCTTAATCCGAGCCTGGCACTGGGTGCGTTGTGGTCGAATCCACCATCTGATGCGTGTGAACAGGCTATCGATATGGGAGCGGTAGGGATACACATCCTCCATCCAAATATTGACGCCCAGCTCGTTCAGAAAGCCCATGCACACGGCCTCCTGATCCGCGCCTGGAACCCCGACACGGTTGAGGAGATACAGCGTGTTATCGATCTGGGAGTTGACGCCATCGGCTCGAATCGTCCAGATCTGTTAATCGCACTTGGACGCCCATCGTGA